A portion of the Manihot esculenta cultivar AM560-2 chromosome 2, M.esculenta_v8, whole genome shotgun sequence genome contains these proteins:
- the LOC110610032 gene encoding dof zinc finger protein DOF1.2, translated as MNMYISDQMLLQCPPRPLPMERKWKSQVELAPHCPRCASSNTKFCYYNNYSLSQPRYFCKGCRRYWTKGGSLRNVPVGGGCRKTRRAKSVRVSQNDREGFGKNDFSGFDGRINGSTGDSMAQGTVANGSSSEIDLAVVFAKFLNQDSSFHPEFQAQETSTAPNSSTPDSAVIEGDDKITDLIQESDLLLEGLPPVTVRDHEQQEDEERIQELLESQDMDAFGLQTLLGDEMVQDALWSETATLPNFTWETVQPQQEFYSFSVDDQLKISANNHTTDNAWSCLDLSGFEVSSRP; from the coding sequence ATGAATATGTATATCAGTGATCAAATGTTGTTGCAGTGCCCTCCTAGGCCCTTGCCCATGGAGAGGAAATGGAAATCCCAAGTGGAACTTGCTCCCCATTGCCCTCGTTGTGCTTCTTCCAACACGAAATTTTGTTATTACAATAATTACAGCTTGTCTCAGCCTAGGTACTTCTGTAAGGGTTGTCGAAGGTATTGGACTAAAGGTGGCTCTTTAAGGAATGTTCCTGTTGGTGGTGGTTGTCGTAAAACTCGGAGAGCTAAGTCTGTTAGAGTATCGCAGAATGATCGTGAGGGTTTCGGGAAGAATGATTTTAGTGGTTTTGATGGTAGAATTAATGGGTCTACTGGAGATTCAATGGCTCAAGGAACTGTAGCTAATGGGTCGTCGTCTGAGATTGATCTTGCTGTTGTTTTTGCCAAGTTTTTGAATCAAGACTCGAGCTTTCATCCAGAATTTCAGGCTCAAGAGACGAGTACTGCACCAAATTCTTCAACACCTGACAGTGCTGTGATTGAAGGCGACGACAAGATCACGGATCTGATTCAAGAATCTGATTTATTACTTGAAGGGCTACCTCCAGTGACTGTGAGAGACCATGAgcagcaagaagatgaagaaagaaTTCAGGAACTCTTGGAAAGTCAAGACATGGATGCATTTGGATTGCAAACTTTGCTGGGAGATGAAATGGTGCAAGATGCTTTATGGTCTGAAACTGCGACCTTGCCAAATTTTACATGGGAAACTGTACAGCCCCAACAAGAATTTTATTCATTCTCAGTGGATGATCAGCTAAAGATTTCTGCCAATAATCATACAACCGATAATGCTTGGAGTTGCTTGGATCTCTCGGGGTTTGAGGTTTCTTCAAGACCTTGA